In the Sphingobacterium sp. PCS056 genome, GGATCTGATACGTGCTGATATTGATCGGACTTTTATTGATCGCAATATGCTTTTCGGATAAAATGGTATTGATGGAACTGATTTCAGGAAGTTCTTCCCAAAATAGCCATTCATTATGTTGTTTTATCTTTGCCTTTATAATCATACCTAATTACAAATATACATTATTTATAATAAATCTAAATAATTAAATTGTATGATACCCCGAGGTGATAGCATATACATCTAATGTAAAAGTAGTGTGTGATATATCGAATTGGAGCTTTATCAATATTGCTGTGCTAATTAGATGGAGGTAGTTTCATATGTTCTAAGTCTTGTCAAAGTATATTTTTAAGATCTATAGCCTATTGCTATTTATGATTTGATAAAACTCAATGTGAATACTATCTTTGGTTATGCACAAGCTCAGAATTACGAACATCATTCCTCGTGAAAATCATAATGTAACCATAAATTTTGAACCAGTATCAGGGGAGTTTACAACTTATAAGGCTGGTCAATTTTTGACTTTATCTTTTGAATTTGGTAACAGAGAGGTGAGAAGGTCGTATTCTTTCAATAGTTCGCCAGATGTTGATGAACCTTTAAGCATCACCGTAAAACGAGTTGAGAATGGGGAGATTTCCCGTTTTTTGCATCATAAAATTAAACAGGGAGATATCGTGAATGCTCTAGAGCCACAGGGACTATTTACGTATGAGCCTATTAGTGATAAAGAACGGACAGTATTTTTATTTGCTGCAGGTATAGGCATTACACCGTTGTTTTCCATTATGAAAACTGCACTGGTTCGGGAACTTAAGTCTAAAATTGTCTTGATATATAGCAATAGTTCTCCTGAGGTAACGCCTTTCAAAGAAGAACTGCATGAATGGGCGGTAAAATATCCAGATCGTCTTGAGATTATATGGATTTACTCCAACAGTAAAA is a window encoding:
- a CDS encoding ferredoxin--NADP reductase; translated protein: MHKLRITNIIPRENHNVTINFEPVSGEFTTYKAGQFLTLSFEFGNREVRRSYSFNSSPDVDEPLSITVKRVENGEISRFLHHKIKQGDIVNALEPQGLFTYEPISDKERTVFLFAAGIGITPLFSIMKTALVRELKSKIVLIYSNSSPEVTPFKEELHEWAVKYPDRLEIIWIYSNSKNLMTARLNRDYILSILKSHLPIDHQDVLFYTCGPVIYMDLCRFTLLGMGFEESQIKRETFLLPENEEDDDDESEKEIDKSTYSITLNFQGECYQLDIPYNKSILDVGLEHKIKLPYSCKSGMCSTCISNCSHGKVRMTYNEVLTDREVESGRILLCTGHPVEADTVIDVF